The proteins below come from a single Cricetulus griseus strain 17A/GY chromosome 6, alternate assembly CriGri-PICRH-1.0, whole genome shotgun sequence genomic window:
- the Il1a gene encoding interleukin-1 alpha, with product MAKVPDLFEDLKNCYSENEEYSSALDHLSLSQKSFYDASCGSLHENCTDKFVSLRTSETSKVSNFTFEESLVMVAASSDSGKILKKRRLGFNQAFAEDDLETITRNLEETIQSDSAPQFFQSNVRYKLIRRVKQDFVLNDSLNQNIYLDADKVHLKAASLTDLQHEVKFDMYAYSSGDSKYPVTLKISNTQLFVSAQGEDQPVLLKEIPETPKVITGSETDLIFFWKAVNSKNYFSSAAYPELFIATKEQSEVHLARGLPSMTDFQIA from the exons ATGGCCAAAGTTCCGGACTTGTTTGAAGACCTGAAGAACTGTTACAG TGAAAATGAAGAATACAGTTCTGCCCTTGATCATCTCTCTCTGAGTCAG AAATCCTTCTACGATGCAAGCTGTGGCTCACTTCATGAGAATTGCACAGATAAATTTGTATCTCTGAGAACCTCTGAAACCTCAAAGGTGTCCAACTTCACCTTTGAGGAGAGCCTAGTGATGGTGGCAGCATCATCAGACTCAGGGAAGATTCTGAAGAAGAGACGGCTGGGCTTCAATCAGGCCTTTGCTGAAGATGACCTGGAGACCATAACCCGCAATTTAGAAG AGACCATCCAATCAGATTCAGCACCTCAATTCTTCCAGAGCAATGTGAGATACAAACTGATAAGGCGTGTCAAGCAGGACTTCGTCCTGAATGATTCCCTCAATCAAAATATCTACCTGGATGCAGACAAGGTGCATCTCAAAGCAGCTTCATTAACTGACCTGCAACATGAAG TAAAATTTGACATGTATGCCTACTCATCGGGAGACTCTAAATATCCTGTTACTCTAAAAATCTCAAATACTCAGCTGTTTGTGAGCGCGCAAGGTGAAGACCAGCCTGTGTTGCTGAAG GAGATACCTGAGACACCGAAAGTCATCACAGGGAGTGAGACCGACCTCATTTTCTTCTGGAAAGCAGTCAACTCAAAGAACTACTTCTCATCAGCTGCCTACCCAGAGCTCTTTATTGCCACAAAAGAACAAAGCGAGGTGCACCTGGCAAGGGGACTGCCCTCCATGACAGACTTCCAGATCGCATAA